In a single window of the Pseudomonas oryzihabitans genome:
- the nadA gene encoding quinolinate synthase NadA — translation MAQISERLLVQAHLAAKQPKALGPDEIAAYKTAIARELKAQNAVLLAHYYTDPLIQALAEETGGCVADSLEMARFGNRHPASTVVVAGVKFMGETAKILNPEKRVLMPTLEATCSLDLGCPVEEFSAFCDQHPERTVVVYANTSAAVKARADWVVTSGCALDIVEHLMDNDETILWAPDRHLGRYIQRETGADMLLWEGSCIVHEEFKASQLEDLKRLYPEAAILVHPESPEAVIELADHVGSTSQMIKAAQTLPNRQFIVATDRGIFYKMQQACPDKVFIEAPTAGNGAACRSCAHCPWMAMNTLERTLNCLLDGSGEVLVDPALIPRAVKPLKRMLDFTQAMQLRVKGNA, via the coding sequence ATGGCGCAGATTTCCGAACGTCTCCTGGTCCAGGCCCATCTGGCCGCCAAGCAGCCCAAGGCGCTCGGGCCGGATGAGATCGCGGCCTACAAGACCGCCATTGCCCGCGAGCTCAAGGCGCAGAACGCGGTGCTCCTGGCCCATTACTACACCGATCCGCTGATCCAGGCCCTGGCCGAGGAAACCGGCGGCTGCGTCGCCGACTCCCTGGAAATGGCGCGCTTCGGCAATCGCCATCCGGCGTCCACCGTGGTGGTGGCTGGCGTGAAGTTCATGGGCGAGACGGCCAAGATCCTCAACCCGGAAAAACGGGTGCTGATGCCGACCCTGGAAGCCACCTGCTCGCTGGACCTGGGCTGCCCGGTGGAGGAGTTTTCGGCTTTCTGCGACCAGCATCCCGAGCGCACCGTGGTGGTCTACGCCAATACCTCCGCGGCCGTGAAGGCGCGGGCGGACTGGGTAGTGACGTCCGGCTGTGCGCTGGACATCGTCGAGCACCTGATGGACAACGACGAGACCATCCTCTGGGCCCCGGACAGGCACCTGGGGCGCTATATCCAGCGTGAGACCGGTGCGGACATGCTGCTTTGGGAAGGCTCCTGCATCGTTCACGAGGAGTTCAAGGCCAGCCAGCTGGAGGACCTCAAGCGGCTCTACCCAGAGGCAGCCATCCTGGTGCATCCGGAGTCGCCCGAGGCGGTGATCGAGCTGGCCGACCATGTCGGCTCCACCAGCCAGATGATCAAGGCCGCCCAGACGCTGCCCAATCGCCAGTTCATCGTCGCTACCGACCGCGGCATCTTCTACAAGATGCAGCAGGCCTGCCCGGACAAGGTCTTCATCGAGGCGCCCACCGCTGGCAACGGCGCGGCGTGCCGCAGTTGTGCCCACTGCCCCTGGATGGCGATGAACACCCTGGAGCGCACGCTCAACTGCCTGCTCGACGGCTCTGGCGAGGTACTGGTTGACCCAGCGCTCATCCCCAGGGCGGTCAAGCCGCTCAAGCGGATGCTCGACTTCACCCAGGCCATGCAGCTAAGGGTCAAGGGCAACGCCTAG
- a CDS encoding M48 family metalloprotease — translation MKVLRPALLSLALLCAPILAQGANDLPSLGDASSSIVSPEQEFQMGRAWLSMLRGQVPSLNDPQLKQFVERSVYRLAETSDLQDHRLAFILIKDPEINAFAAPGGVIGVNGGLFLKAENEAEYAAVMAHELGHLIQRHFARGVENQQRMQLPLMAALLAGIVAAAAGGGDAGIAAIASTQAAAIQSQLRFSRLNEQEADRVGIVNLERAGYDPRAMPEMFGRLARQYRYDRTPPEFLLTHPVTESRIADTQARAERLPKGGVEDSTHFQLMKIRAQMYFEETAGLLVKRYRAQLQEAPDNDPARYGLAMGLTRQGQLNEARDTLAPLLRKAPDDISYNLAQADLDITANRLPDAQKRVQRLMELYPDDLAVTLAQVDMLTRTKQPKAASQLLDKLLKQRPIDPDLWNQAADVRGQAGDLVGVHQARAEYFALTGDYNQAIQQLGFAKQRAASNYQLAARIDARQQEMIAQRKLSEEILR, via the coding sequence ATGAAAGTCTTGCGCCCCGCCCTGCTGTCCCTGGCGCTGCTCTGCGCGCCTATCCTGGCGCAAGGTGCGAACGATCTGCCCTCGCTGGGCGATGCCAGCTCTTCGATCGTCTCGCCCGAGCAAGAGTTTCAGATGGGCCGCGCCTGGCTGAGCATGTTGCGTGGCCAGGTCCCCAGCCTCAACGACCCCCAGCTCAAGCAGTTCGTCGAGCGGTCGGTGTACCGCCTGGCGGAAACCAGCGATCTGCAGGATCACCGCCTGGCATTCATCCTGATCAAGGACCCGGAGATCAACGCCTTCGCCGCGCCCGGTGGGGTGATCGGGGTGAACGGTGGTCTCTTTCTCAAGGCCGAGAACGAGGCGGAATACGCGGCGGTCATGGCTCACGAACTGGGCCACCTGATCCAGCGCCATTTCGCCCGTGGGGTGGAGAATCAGCAACGCATGCAGCTGCCGCTGATGGCGGCGCTGCTGGCCGGCATCGTGGCGGCCGCGGCCGGCGGAGGTGACGCCGGCATCGCTGCCATCGCCTCGACCCAGGCGGCGGCGATCCAGAGCCAGCTGCGTTTTTCGCGCCTCAACGAGCAGGAGGCCGACCGCGTCGGCATCGTCAACCTGGAACGCGCCGGCTACGACCCGCGTGCCATGCCGGAGATGTTCGGCCGCCTCGCCCGCCAGTATCGCTACGATCGCACCCCGCCGGAATTCCTGCTGACCCACCCAGTCACCGAGAGCCGAATCGCCGATACCCAGGCGCGCGCCGAGCGTCTTCCCAAGGGTGGCGTCGAGGACAGCACTCACTTCCAGCTGATGAAGATCCGCGCCCAGATGTATTTCGAGGAAACCGCCGGCCTGCTGGTCAAGCGCTATCGGGCGCAGTTGCAGGAAGCACCGGACAACGATCCCGCGCGTTACGGGCTGGCCATGGGCCTGACGCGCCAGGGCCAGCTCAACGAGGCCCGCGATACCCTCGCGCCCTTGCTGCGCAAGGCACCGGACGATATCAGCTACAACCTTGCCCAGGCCGATCTGGACATCACCGCCAATCGCCTGCCTGATGCCCAGAAGCGCGTCCAGCGGTTGATGGAGCTCTATCCGGACGATCTGGCCGTGACCCTGGCGCAGGTAGACATGCTCACTCGCACCAAGCAGCCCAAGGCCGCCAGTCAGCTACTGGACAAGCTGCTCAAGCAGCGCCCGATCGACCCGGACCTGTGGAATCAGGCGGCCGATGTACGGGGCCAGGCCGGCGATCTGGTCGGGGTGCATCAGGCGCGGGCCGAGTACTTCGCCCTGACCGGGGACTACAACCAGGCCATCCAGCAGCTGGGCTTCGCCAAACAGCGCGCGGCCAGCAACTATCAACTGGCCGCGCGAATCGACGCCCGCCAGCAGGAGATGATCGCCCAGCGCAAGCTGAGCGAAGAGATCCTGCGCTAG